The region AGCGTTAGCGAAGCACCGAAGCGAAGCGCAGTGCGGAATGCCCCGACCCGAGCGTTAGCGAGGGGCACGCCCAAAAAAATAAATAAATTCAGCATATCTTTTTTAACTTTTTTTTGCGAGTTGAGAAACATGTTGTATCTTGCCAAAAAATAGCTATGAGCATATTGGTTAATAAAAACTCTAGGGTTATTGTTCAAGGTTTTACGGGAAGCGAAGGAACTTTTCACGCTACCCAAATGATTGAGTACGGAACCAACATTGTAGGCGGAGTAACCCCAGGTAAAGGTGGAACCAAACACTTAGACCGCCCTGTATTTAACACAGTAGAAAGTGCCGTCAGAGCCACAGGTGCAAACGTCTCTATTATTTTTGTTCCCCCTGCTTTTGCGGTAGATGCCATTTTAGAAGCTGCCGATGCTGGAATAAAGGTAATTGTAACTATTACGGAGGGTATTCCTGTCCGTGATATGCTAGTCGTTAAGCCTTTTTTGAAAGAAAGAGGAGTAACCATGATAGGTCCAAACTGCCCAGGGGTTATTACTCCAGGTGAGGCTAAGGTCGGAATTATGCCTGGCTTTATACATAGACCTGGTACTATTGGAATTGTATCACGTTCAGGTACTCTTACGTATGAAGCAGTGTATCAAGTTACTCAACAAGGTTTAGGGCAAAGTACTTGTGTAGGTATTGGCGGAGATCCAATTGTAGGTTCT is a window of Bacteroidia bacterium DNA encoding:
- the sucD gene encoding succinate--CoA ligase subunit alpha gives rise to the protein MSILVNKNSRVIVQGFTGSEGTFHATQMIEYGTNIVGGVTPGKGGTKHLDRPVFNTVESAVRATGANVSIIFVPPAFAVDAILEAADAGIKVIVTITEGIPVRDMLVVKPFLKERGVTMIGPNCPGVITPGEAKVGIMPGFIHRPGTIGIVSRSGTLTYEAVYQVTQQGLGQSTCVGIGGDPIVGSTHTDIVKLFNEDPDTEGIILIGEIGGSSETDAARWIKDNVKKPVVAFIAGQTAPPGRRMGHAGAIISGGDDTAAAKMRIMRECGIHVVESPAYIGQTMMEALRKAGMR